ATCGCCAAACCTACGAAAACTTTTACTGACGGCGAGAAACAGGTTTTAGACCAATACATCATCAATGGCGGTAAAACCTTGTGGCTTGTAGATCAGGTTGCGGTTGAAATGGACAGTTTGTACAACAGTTCCGGAGCCACTTTGGCCTATCCTAGAAATTTGAATTTAAATGATATGTTCTTTAAATATGGCTTCCGAATCAATCCGGATTTAGTCAAAGATGAGCAAGGAAGTCCAATCAAGTTAGCTTCCGGAGAACAAGGAAGTGCGACTCAATTTCAGGAATTTAACTGGAAATTTGCGCCACAGGTGTATCCAACGAGCTTGCATCCGATTGTGAAAAATTTGGGAGGTATCAAGTTTGATTTTGCCAATGGCATCGACACTTTAAAAAACGGAATCAAGAAAACCATTTTGTTGCAATCTTCCCAATATTCAAAGAAAATAGGAACTCCGGTTGAAATTAATTTGAATAGCGTGACAGAGGAAACGACTCCTGCCGATTATGTGAACAAAGGCAATATTCCGCTTTCGGTTTTGCTTGAAGGTTCTTTTCATTCGATGTTTGAAAACAGAGTGCTTCCTTTTGACCAAAAGACTTTTGAAGCCAAAGGAAAAGAAAATAAGATGATTGTCATTTCGGATGGGGATTTAATCCGAAACCAATTGGATAAAAACTTTCAGCCTGTAGAATTGGGTTACGACCAACGCTCAGGTAATTTGTATGATAATAAAGATTTTTTGATAAACTGTGTCAATTATCTGTTGGATGACAACGGACTTATTAACATTCGAAGTAAAGATCTTGATTTGCCTTTATTGGATAAAGAAAAAGTGTATGAAAACTACACCCGAACCCAATTCCTAACTATCGGGCTACCAATTCTTATTTTAGTGCTTTTTGGACTTGTGTTTACTTTCCTCCGCAAAAGAAAATACAGCCGGTAGATGTTAATAAAAAAATTTAAAAACTAGAATAGTTTACGATATATTTGTAAAGTGTATGGTTTTTAAAGAAATCAAAAAAGATACCCAAAATAATAAAACATAACAGATGAAATTTATAGTATCGAGTTCGTACTTATTGAAACAATTACAAGTTTTAGGTAGCGTTATCAACAGTAGCAATACTTTACCCATTTTAGATAACTTTTTATTTGATTTAGATCATAACGTACTAACCGTTTCTGCTTCTGATCTTGAAACTACCATGTCTGCGACTTTAGATATTGATTCTACCAGCAAAGGTAGCGTTGCGGTTCCTGCAAAATTACTTTTAGAAATCCTTAAAACGTTTCCAGAACAACCGTTGACTTTTACTGTTGAAGAAAACAGCACGATAGAAATCAGTTCAAATTCAGGAAAATATGCGTTGGCTTATGCTCCTGGAGAAGAATTTCCTAAAGCAGTAAACTTAGACGAACCATCGGTAACACTTGTTCCTGCTGATGTTTTGGCAACAGCCATCAGTAAAACGATTTTTGCTGCTGGAAATGATGATTTACGTCCGGTGATGTCTGGTGTATTCTTTCAGTTTTCACCACAAGGATTGACTTTTGTTGCTACTGATGCTCACAAACTAGTAAAATATGCGCGTACTGATGTAACGGCTTCTCAAGTAGCTGATTTCATTATGCCTAAAAAACCGTTGACTATTCTAAAAAATATTCTTACAACTTCGGACGCAGAAGTGAAGATCGAATATAACGATTCGAATGCTACTTTTTCTTTTGACAATTACATTTTAATGTGTCGTTTGATTGATGGAAAATATCCTAATTATGAAGCGGTAATTCCAAAAGAAAATCCAAATAAGTTAATGATTGAACGTTCTCAGTTTTTGAGTTCTGTACGTCGTGTTGCGATATTTTCGAATAAAACAACACACCAAATTCGTTTGAAAATC
This region of Flavobacterium lacustre genomic DNA includes:
- the gldG gene encoding gliding motility-associated ABC transporter substrate-binding protein GldG, giving the protein MTTSKKNNLKSVLGILSFVLFLNVLSNGFFHRFDLTKDKRYTLSNTSLSIIKQVKNPLSVKVYMQGDLPAEFKRLQQETRQLLEEFQGYNSNIVFEFVDPLENEDESMDNIKELYRKGLTPINITVDDKGKQSQAMVFPWAIAVYNNKEVNIPLLKNRMGASTTQKVIGSVQHLEYSIADALNKITKEKQKKVAVIKGNGEPHEAYIAKFLLQVRESYHIGPFTLDSVAKNPIGSLEALEKYDLAIIAKPTKTFTDGEKQVLDQYIINGGKTLWLVDQVAVEMDSLYNSSGATLAYPRNLNLNDMFFKYGFRINPDLVKDEQGSPIKLASGEQGSATQFQEFNWKFAPQVYPTSLHPIVKNLGGIKFDFANGIDTLKNGIKKTILLQSSQYSKKIGTPVEINLNSVTEETTPADYVNKGNIPLSVLLEGSFHSMFENRVLPFDQKTFEAKGKENKMIVISDGDLIRNQLDKNFQPVELGYDQRSGNLYDNKDFLINCVNYLLDDNGLINIRSKDLDLPLLDKEKVYENYTRTQFLTIGLPILILVLFGLVFTFLRKRKYSR
- the dnaN gene encoding DNA polymerase III subunit beta gives rise to the protein MKFIVSSSYLLKQLQVLGSVINSSNTLPILDNFLFDLDHNVLTVSASDLETTMSATLDIDSTSKGSVAVPAKLLLEILKTFPEQPLTFTVEENSTIEISSNSGKYALAYAPGEEFPKAVNLDEPSVTLVPADVLATAISKTIFAAGNDDLRPVMSGVFFQFSPQGLTFVATDAHKLVKYARTDVTASQVADFIMPKKPLTILKNILTTSDAEVKIEYNDSNATFSFDNYILMCRLIDGKYPNYEAVIPKENPNKLMIERSQFLSSVRRVAIFSNKTTHQIRLKIAGAELNVSAEDIDYSNKAEERLTCDYQGDDMQIGYNSRFLTEMLTNLQSDMIMLEMSLPNRAGILTPVDGLEDGETVTMLVMPVMLNS